The Streptomyces sp. CC0208 genome window below encodes:
- a CDS encoding polyprenyl synthetase family protein, with the protein MSDRWEPTAFKSRVDDVLRAVVAREADELAAIDPALEPVAGQLEAAVADGKRLRAAFCYWGWRAAGQPDSDALVRAAASMELVHAAAVVHDDLIDDSPLRHGRPTAHVALRGAVHGRPRAVSAARSLAMLVGDLLMSLAGQMFATSGLPAAYLARARPLWSVLARELIAGECLEILRTGTVPDTATSLKVIRYKTAKYTVEQPLLIGGTLAGAGERLREGYSAYGLPLGEAFQLRDDLLGLFGDPEHTGKANADDVSGHRPTALLSETWRLAGEGERQQLRVLLGRRDLDTDGLDTVRELMRRLKTPDRIESMITARVESALGALHELDLPAHAVAALTALAHSAAIRRS; encoded by the coding sequence ATGTCTGACCGGTGGGAGCCGACCGCGTTCAAAAGTCGCGTCGACGACGTGCTGCGCGCTGTTGTCGCGCGGGAAGCGGACGAATTGGCGGCGATCGACCCCGCCCTGGAGCCGGTGGCCGGGCAACTGGAGGCGGCGGTCGCGGACGGCAAACGGCTGCGGGCGGCGTTCTGCTACTGGGGCTGGCGTGCGGCAGGGCAGCCGGACAGTGACGCGCTGGTGCGGGCGGCGGCCTCCATGGAACTGGTGCATGCCGCTGCGGTCGTGCACGACGATCTCATCGACGACAGCCCGTTGCGGCATGGCCGGCCCACGGCGCATGTCGCGCTGCGTGGGGCGGTTCATGGTCGCCCGCGTGCCGTTTCCGCAGCCAGGTCGCTGGCGATGCTGGTCGGGGACCTGCTGATGTCGCTGGCCGGGCAGATGTTCGCCACGAGCGGTCTGCCGGCGGCGTATCTGGCCCGGGCCCGGCCTTTGTGGTCGGTGCTGGCCCGGGAACTGATCGCGGGGGAGTGCCTGGAGATCCTGCGCACCGGCACCGTTCCGGACACCGCGACCTCGCTGAAGGTGATTCGGTACAAGACGGCCAAGTACACGGTCGAACAGCCCCTGCTGATCGGCGGCACGCTGGCCGGGGCCGGCGAGCGGCTGCGCGAGGGCTACTCCGCCTACGGGCTGCCGCTGGGCGAGGCGTTCCAACTGAGGGACGACCTGCTCGGCCTGTTCGGCGATCCGGAACACACCGGCAAAGCCAACGCCGACGACGTGTCAGGTCATCGACCCACCGCCCTGCTGTCGGAGACCTGGCGGCTTGCCGGTGAGGGCGAACGGCAGCAGTTGCGCGTCCTGCTCGGCCGACGCGACCTGGACACCGACGGTCTGGACACGGTCCGGGAGCTGATGCGCCGGCTGAAGACACCCGACCGTATCGAAAGCATGATCACCGCGCGGGTCGAATCGGCTCTTGGTGCTCTGCACGAACTCGACCTGCCCGCGCACGCTGTCGCGGCCCTGACCGCGCTGGCGCACTCCGCGGCGATCCGCCGGTCCTGA
- a CDS encoding oxygenase MpaB family protein, which produces MTCTEASMDALRQAGDDLADAVVAELFERGEVAKFNALMRYVSTVGAPLPDGLPDVAQEYLQATSVPPAWVDWGEMEKARLFFIDNNVHISTALSFASMPACYVVPHVAKLLSATHGLSYPSKRMAETGQFTVYLMQPDAFEAGSRFVPAAQKVRLLHASIRHHLKRENRWDTAAMGTPICQEDMIGGQMFFSLLVLDSLHRLGIHMSVEGAEAYFYAWRVVGAILGIDQDAAPKTLEEARQFLDLYMVRHMGPSEDGAHLTRQLIGLYEEVVPGTLFDPIVSALIRYLIGDTCADWLQVPRTPWDTVVKTVPHLLGVLETIEDRSPLGAWALDRIGHLTTIFELSSLTRGRVMHYAIPEQLKKDFGVSGTLRRAHRWTPPATAIS; this is translated from the coding sequence ATGACCTGCACCGAGGCCTCGATGGACGCCCTGCGGCAGGCCGGTGACGACCTCGCCGACGCCGTCGTCGCCGAGCTGTTCGAGCGCGGGGAAGTGGCCAAGTTCAACGCCTTGATGCGCTACGTCTCCACGGTCGGCGCCCCCCTGCCGGACGGACTTCCCGATGTCGCACAGGAGTACCTCCAGGCCACCAGCGTGCCACCGGCCTGGGTGGACTGGGGCGAGATGGAGAAGGCCCGCCTGTTCTTCATCGACAACAACGTGCACATCTCCACCGCGCTGTCCTTCGCCTCCATGCCCGCCTGCTACGTCGTCCCGCACGTCGCGAAGCTGCTGTCGGCCACCCACGGGCTGAGCTACCCGTCCAAGCGGATGGCGGAGACCGGCCAGTTCACCGTCTACCTCATGCAACCCGACGCCTTCGAGGCGGGAAGCCGGTTCGTCCCCGCCGCGCAGAAAGTGCGCCTGCTGCACGCCTCCATCCGCCACCACCTCAAACGGGAGAACCGCTGGGACACCGCAGCGATGGGGACGCCGATCTGTCAGGAGGACATGATCGGCGGGCAGATGTTCTTCTCCCTCCTGGTCCTGGACAGTCTGCACCGCCTCGGCATCCACATGAGCGTCGAGGGAGCCGAAGCGTACTTCTACGCCTGGCGCGTGGTCGGCGCGATCCTCGGCATCGACCAGGACGCCGCCCCCAAGACCCTGGAAGAGGCCCGGCAGTTCCTCGACCTGTACATGGTGCGACACATGGGGCCCTCCGAAGATGGCGCCCACCTGACCCGGCAACTCATCGGCCTCTACGAGGAGGTCGTGCCCGGCACCCTCTTCGACCCCATCGTGTCCGCCCTGATCCGCTACCTGATCGGCGACACCTGCGCCGACTGGTTGCAGGTCCCCCGTACCCCATGGGACACCGTCGTCAAGACCGTGCCCCACCTGCTCGGCGTGCTGGAGACCATCGAGGACCGCTCTCCCCTCGGAGCCTGGGCGCTGGACCGCATCGGCCACCTCACCACCATCTTCGAGCTGTCCTCCCTCACCCGCGGACGCGTGATGCATTACGCCATCCCCGAACAACTGAAGAAGGACTTCGGTGTCAGCGGCACCCTGCGACGCGCCCACCGTTGGACACCGCCCGCCACCGCTATCTCCTAG
- a CDS encoding discoidin domain-containing protein: MPSPTRRSVLRSAIAVALTPTLGSVLLPRLAPAAAAAVSWTAKWIWAPSSSTNQWVAFRRSFTLGSAPSKAVTQIAADSKYWLWVNGTLVVFDGQLKRGPNRTGTYYDELDLAPYLTSGRNTVALLVWYFGKEGFSHSSSGKGGLLFQSDITTGSTTTRVVSDTNWKHTVHPGYSNNTSGTQVNFRLPESNIYFDARNATAMTAWESAGFDDSSWSAPTDFGAAGTAPWNDLVQRPVPQFRYSGLKSYANASALPSTGQGATAITATLPSNLQVTPYLKVDAPTGAVIGMQTDHYADGDGLTGLTPGAENNMRATYVCTGGVQEFEALAWMSGTAVKYTIPAGVTILELKYRESGYDTDFAGSFSSSEAFFDTLWGKAARTMYVNMRDNYMDCPTRERAQWWGDVVNQLKEGFYTFDTRSHALGAKAIAQLTAWQKPGGVLYSPVPSTIWTAELPVQMLASVWAFGTYHLYTGNSAAVSGTYPAVKAYLNLWSLDSAGLVSHRAGDWDWEDWGSNIDARVLDNCWYYLALDTAITLAGLSGNSGDVASWQAKRDSIKANFDRVLWDASRNEYRSPGYNGDTDDRANGLAVVAGLAPTARYRAITEVLRTHLNASPYMEFYVLEALYLMGAAGVAEERMRNRYAAQVADPACYTLWEIWDKSGGTDNHAWNGGPLYAMSAYAAGVRPTKPGWTTYDVVPQTGTFTRINTVTPTVKGDIRVGITRDGSQATLTLTSPSGTTARVGVPTYGGSSPVIKANGTTVFTGGGATGAVSGLAYASKDSSYVYFTVQPGSWTFAVSGAGRLDNLALGRPVTSNSSLENGDWGKDRLTDGKLTSVAGAKGYTSLDFPSADVSANPVWVEIDLGADTDLDAVRLFPRTDTAAVGGGTAGFPVDFALQVRADGSTGYTTVRTVTVEPNPAGLVQTYGFKTTRARYVRLQATKLGTPPVDETTKYRLQLAELTVPTATTAVSSNYTLENGDWGKTRLLDGTTTSVAGSKGYTSVDFSSADVSASPVWVEIDLGANRPIGSVTLCPRTDIGAAGGGTAGFPVDFTIQTRPEGSSTYTTSRTITAEPNPNGAAQTYPLTSTTGRYLRLTATKLGKPASDESTRYRLQLAEIRIK, from the coding sequence ATGCCCTCTCCAACGCGCCGGTCCGTTCTGCGCTCGGCCATAGCCGTGGCGCTCACGCCCACCCTCGGCTCGGTGCTTCTGCCGCGGCTCGCTCCCGCGGCAGCCGCCGCCGTCTCCTGGACCGCGAAGTGGATCTGGGCTCCGTCCAGCTCTACGAACCAGTGGGTGGCGTTCCGCAGATCGTTCACCCTGGGCTCCGCACCGTCGAAGGCCGTGACGCAGATCGCGGCGGACTCCAAATACTGGCTGTGGGTCAACGGCACGCTCGTCGTCTTCGACGGGCAGCTCAAGCGCGGCCCCAACCGCACCGGCACCTACTACGACGAGCTCGACCTCGCCCCGTATCTGACGAGCGGCCGCAACACGGTGGCGTTGCTGGTGTGGTACTTCGGCAAGGAGGGCTTCTCGCACAGCAGCAGCGGCAAGGGCGGTCTGCTGTTCCAGTCCGACATCACCACCGGTTCCACCACCACCCGGGTCGTCAGCGACACCAACTGGAAGCACACCGTCCACCCGGGCTACTCCAACAACACCAGCGGCACCCAGGTCAACTTCCGCCTGCCCGAGTCGAACATCTACTTCGACGCCCGCAACGCCACCGCCATGACCGCCTGGGAGTCGGCCGGGTTCGACGACAGCTCGTGGAGCGCCCCCACCGACTTCGGAGCCGCCGGCACCGCACCCTGGAACGATCTCGTCCAGCGGCCGGTCCCGCAGTTCCGGTACTCAGGCCTGAAGTCCTACGCCAACGCCTCCGCGCTGCCGTCCACGGGCCAGGGCGCCACCGCCATCACCGCCACCCTGCCCTCGAACCTCCAGGTCACGCCCTATCTGAAGGTGGACGCTCCAACCGGCGCGGTGATCGGCATGCAGACCGACCACTACGCCGACGGCGACGGCCTGACCGGCCTCACACCCGGGGCGGAGAACAACATGCGTGCCACCTATGTCTGTACGGGTGGGGTCCAGGAGTTCGAGGCGCTGGCCTGGATGAGCGGCACGGCGGTGAAGTACACGATCCCCGCCGGCGTCACCATTCTGGAGCTGAAGTACCGGGAGTCCGGCTACGACACCGACTTCGCCGGATCGTTCAGCAGCAGTGAGGCCTTCTTCGACACCCTGTGGGGCAAGGCGGCGCGCACGATGTACGTCAACATGCGCGACAACTACATGGACTGCCCCACCCGCGAGCGCGCCCAGTGGTGGGGCGATGTGGTCAACCAGCTCAAGGAGGGTTTCTACACCTTCGACACCCGCTCCCACGCCCTCGGCGCCAAGGCCATCGCCCAGCTGACCGCCTGGCAGAAGCCCGGCGGGGTGCTCTACTCGCCGGTCCCGTCCACCATCTGGACCGCCGAACTGCCCGTCCAGATGCTCGCCTCGGTGTGGGCCTTCGGTACGTACCACCTCTACACCGGCAACTCCGCCGCCGTCTCCGGCACCTACCCGGCGGTGAAGGCGTACCTCAACCTGTGGAGCCTGGACTCCGCCGGGCTGGTCAGCCACCGCGCCGGGGACTGGGACTGGGAGGACTGGGGCAGCAACATCGACGCCCGCGTCCTGGACAACTGCTGGTACTACCTGGCCCTGGACACGGCCATCACCCTCGCCGGTCTCAGCGGCAACAGCGGCGACGTGGCTTCCTGGCAGGCCAAGCGCGACAGCATCAAGGCCAACTTCGACCGCGTCCTGTGGGACGCCTCCCGGAACGAGTACCGCTCCCCCGGCTACAACGGAGACACCGATGACCGCGCCAACGGCCTCGCCGTCGTCGCCGGCCTCGCGCCCACCGCCCGCTACCGGGCGATCACCGAGGTGCTGCGCACCCACCTCAACGCCAGCCCCTACATGGAGTTCTACGTCCTGGAAGCGCTCTACCTGATGGGAGCGGCCGGCGTCGCCGAGGAGCGCATGCGTAACCGCTACGCCGCCCAGGTGGCCGACCCCGCCTGCTACACCCTTTGGGAGATATGGGACAAGTCGGGTGGAACCGACAATCACGCCTGGAACGGCGGCCCCTTGTACGCCATGTCCGCGTACGCAGCCGGCGTGCGCCCCACCAAGCCCGGCTGGACCACGTACGACGTCGTCCCGCAAACCGGTACGTTCACGCGGATCAACACGGTGACACCGACCGTCAAGGGCGACATCCGCGTGGGCATCACCCGTGACGGCTCCCAGGCGACGCTGACCCTCACCTCCCCGAGCGGAACGACGGCGCGCGTGGGCGTGCCGACCTATGGCGGCTCCTCACCGGTCATCAAGGCCAACGGCACCACCGTCTTCACGGGCGGCGGCGCAACCGGGGCCGTCTCCGGCCTCGCTTACGCGAGCAAGGACTCCTCTTACGTCTATTTCACCGTGCAACCGGGCAGCTGGACGTTCGCGGTCAGCGGCGCCGGCCGTCTCGACAACCTCGCCCTTGGCCGCCCCGTCACCAGCAACAGCAGCCTGGAGAACGGCGACTGGGGCAAGGACCGGCTCACCGACGGCAAGCTCACCAGCGTGGCCGGTGCCAAGGGCTACACCAGCCTCGACTTCCCCTCCGCCGACGTCAGCGCCAACCCCGTCTGGGTGGAGATCGACCTCGGCGCCGACACCGACCTCGACGCCGTGCGCCTCTTCCCCCGCACGGACACGGCCGCGGTCGGTGGCGGCACCGCGGGCTTCCCCGTCGACTTCGCCCTCCAGGTGCGGGCCGACGGCTCCACCGGGTACACCACCGTCCGCACGGTCACGGTCGAGCCCAACCCCGCGGGGCTGGTGCAGACGTACGGCTTCAAGACCACCCGCGCCCGATACGTGCGTCTCCAGGCCACGAAACTCGGTACCCCGCCCGTCGACGAGACCACCAAGTACCGCCTCCAGCTCGCCGAACTCACCGTCCCCACCGCCACGACCGCCGTCAGCAGCAACTACACGCTGGAGAACGGCGACTGGGGCAAGACCCGGCTCCTGGACGGCACCACCACCAGCGTGGCCGGCTCCAAGGGCTACACCAGCGTCGACTTCTCCTCCGCCGACGTCAGCGCCAGCCCCGTCTGGGTGGAGATCGACCTCGGCGCCAACCGGCCCATCGGCTCCGTCACTCTCTGTCCCCGCACGGACATCGGCGCGGCCGGCGGCGGCACAGCCGGCTTCCCCGTGGACTTCACGATCCAGACGCGTCCTGAGGGATCCAGCACCTACACCACCAGCCGTACCATCACCGCCGAACCCAATCCCAACGGAGCCGCTCAGACCTACCCCCTCACATCCACCACCGGCCGCTATCTGCGGCTCACGGCCACGAAGCTCGGCAAGCCCGCGTCGGACGAGAGCACCAGGTACCGCCTCCAACTCGCCGAGATCCGCATCAAATAG
- a CDS encoding class II aldolase/adducin family protein — protein MSNLSPSTSPNSRGSVADLGDHPAMILRHHGLLTVDETCAQAFLRVRRAHRPLTTARTSRSSPGDGGMDQFTKHRRRPSDTPRPTTHLTNGHAARTSSSPGRRGLLPAVASPVIDRSHTARSVHLALTAATALRSPYRCHAPADQLHGPRILADAAGLSPS, from the coding sequence GTGTCGAACCTGTCGCCCTCAACCTCGCCGAACAGCCGCGGCTCGGTCGCCGACCTCGGCGACCACCCGGCGATGATCCTGCGCCACCACGGCCTGCTGACCGTCGACGAGACCTGTGCACAGGCGTTCCTGCGCGTTCGGCGAGCGCATCGCCCCCTGACAACGGCGCGGACGTCCCGCTCGAGCCCGGGCGACGGGGGCATGGATCAGTTCACGAAACACAGGCGGCGACCCTCGGATACGCCTCGGCCGACGACACACCTGACGAACGGCCACGCCGCTCGCACCTCGTCCTCACCGGGGCGTCGAGGGCTGCTCCCTGCCGTCGCCTCCCCCGTCATTGACCGCAGCCACACCGCCCGTTCGGTGCACCTGGCACTGACCGCAGCGACAGCCCTCCGCAGCCCCTACCGTTGCCACGCCCCAGCTGACCAGCTGCATGGACCACGCATCCTCGCTGATGCGGCAGGGCTCTCTCCCAGCTGA
- a CDS encoding DUF4279 domain-containing protein has protein sequence MPLRQYAYFALFSQHVSADDMTFQLGMMPDEVTVRGSRFHEPTAVPVNHSWMVVCREPGLRVDEQITRILDRLQPHTDRICDLTGQLARTGGGAVLQIVRYFNDTDQAHPDAADAPSLLGWHLDRKVLDFLSATGAELDIDEYDMAGAEDAR, from the coding sequence ATGCCACTTCGTCAGTACGCCTACTTCGCGCTGTTCAGCCAGCACGTCTCGGCAGACGACATGACCTTCCAATTGGGCATGATGCCTGACGAGGTGACTGTTCGCGGCAGCCGGTTCCACGAGCCGACGGCGGTTCCGGTGAACCACTCGTGGATGGTTGTCTGCCGGGAGCCGGGTCTGCGCGTCGACGAGCAGATCACCCGCATTCTCGACAGGCTGCAGCCCCACACGGACCGCATCTGCGACCTCACCGGGCAGTTGGCCCGCACCGGCGGCGGAGCAGTGCTCCAGATCGTGCGCTACTTCAACGACACAGACCAAGCCCACCCGGACGCAGCGGATGCCCCCAGCCTCTTGGGTTGGCACCTGGACCGAAAGGTCCTGGACTTCCTCAGCGCCACTGGAGCCGAACTGGACATCGACGAGTACGACATGGCCGGAGCCGAGGACGCCAGGTGA
- a CDS encoding sigma-70 family RNA polymerase sigma factor: MRSQNTQERPDVTVVMAARAGDRQASEQLIRDCLPLVYNIVGRALDGHSDVDDVVQETMMRVLDGLPGLEQPDRFRSWLVAITVRQIRDRWRSRRTGLTVESLEENAQEPGPQADFSDLAILRLALSGQRREAVEATRWLEDEEREVLALWWMESAGELTRGELSVACGLTPQHAAVRIQRVKERLETARTVVRAVTASPRCPDLATVLTSWDGRPSALWRKRLARHVRACPQCLMNSSDLIPAEGLLAGLALVPAPVGLAGLVLARALRADSAGATVGTGMGTGTGTGTGTRTASGASRAARTIGRLAVKPAAAAAAGAVTLAAAGVAWYTAAGSHEPAVGSHEPAARPAVAAPLSPAASSVPPAPRASASRTPAPATTPTEAPATPVAVRFSGRHALRSVDNPEDYVSQSGRLGILGPVGTTSSAVTRQAATFTFVPGLADPHCYSLRDATGRYLRHYAFRIRLDTDDRSAIFRKDTTFCPRPGSTAGSVSLESYNYPGRYLRHRDNLQLWLDPSENTAAYRASRSFVLVAPWT; the protein is encoded by the coding sequence GTGCGCTCGCAGAACACGCAGGAACGGCCGGACGTCACCGTCGTCATGGCGGCGAGAGCCGGGGACCGGCAGGCTTCGGAACAGCTGATACGGGACTGTCTGCCGTTGGTCTACAACATCGTCGGGCGGGCGCTGGACGGGCACAGCGATGTCGACGACGTGGTCCAGGAGACGATGATGCGGGTCCTGGACGGGTTGCCCGGCCTGGAGCAACCGGATCGGTTCCGGTCCTGGCTCGTCGCCATCACCGTGCGGCAGATCCGTGACCGGTGGCGCAGCAGGCGCACGGGGCTCACCGTGGAATCCCTGGAGGAGAACGCCCAGGAACCGGGCCCTCAGGCCGACTTCTCCGACCTGGCGATTCTTCGGCTTGCGCTGTCGGGCCAGCGGCGTGAGGCGGTGGAGGCGACCCGCTGGCTGGAGGACGAGGAACGCGAGGTACTCGCGCTGTGGTGGATGGAGAGCGCCGGTGAACTGACCCGCGGCGAGCTCTCGGTGGCCTGCGGCCTCACCCCCCAGCATGCCGCGGTCCGGATCCAGCGGGTCAAGGAACGGCTGGAGACGGCGCGTACCGTCGTACGAGCCGTGACGGCCTCGCCGCGCTGCCCGGACCTGGCGACCGTACTCACCTCATGGGACGGGCGACCGTCCGCGCTGTGGCGCAAGCGCCTGGCACGCCATGTTCGCGCCTGTCCGCAGTGCCTGATGAACTCGTCCGATCTGATACCGGCGGAGGGACTGCTGGCCGGCCTCGCGCTGGTGCCGGCGCCGGTCGGCCTGGCCGGACTGGTACTGGCCAGAGCGCTGAGGGCGGACTCGGCCGGGGCGACCGTCGGCACGGGCATGGGCACTGGCACTGGCACTGGCACTGGCACGCGTACGGCGAGTGGTGCAAGCCGCGCGGCGCGGACGATCGGCAGGCTGGCCGTCAAGCCCGCGGCGGCGGCAGCCGCAGGAGCCGTCACGCTCGCGGCTGCCGGAGTGGCCTGGTACACCGCAGCGGGGTCTCACGAGCCGGCCGTGGGGTCTCACGAGCCGGCCGCGCGGCCCGCCGTCGCGGCCCCGCTGTCGCCCGCGGCCTCGTCCGTGCCGCCGGCCCCGAGAGCGTCCGCCTCACGGACACCGGCACCCGCAACGACGCCGACAGAGGCCCCGGCGACGCCGGTCGCGGTGCGGTTCTCGGGGCGACATGCCCTACGGTCGGTCGACAATCCCGAGGACTACGTGAGCCAATCCGGCCGACTCGGCATCCTGGGCCCCGTCGGCACCACCAGCTCCGCGGTCACCCGTCAGGCGGCCACCTTCACCTTCGTTCCCGGCCTGGCCGACCCCCACTGCTACTCACTCAGGGACGCCACGGGCAGGTACCTGCGCCACTACGCCTTCCGCATCCGGCTGGACACCGACGACCGATCCGCCATCTTCCGGAAGGACACCACTTTCTGCCCCCGCCCCGGTTCCACGGCCGGTTCGGTCTCCCTCGAGTCGTACAACTACCCCGGCCGCTACCTCCGCCACCGGGACAACCTCCAGTTGTGGCTCGACCCTTCCGAGAACACGGCCGCCTACCGGGCCAGCCGCTCCTTCGTCCTTGTGGCGCCCTGGACCTGA
- a CDS encoding FAD-dependent monooxygenase: MEAVMGVNDSEQERTIPTGEQATRVSGPRVLVAGASVAGPALAHWLRRRGAEVTVVERAPELRPGGQAVDARGVAKEVIERMGLDATVRAACTDTAGAHTVDAAGQVLETFRADDDGGDGFIADIEILRGDLSQVLYDDTRDGVEYIFGDRIAELAQDADGVDVVFAGGDRRRFDLVVGADGLHSELRAMVFGPHERFLRHLGHVLAFYSVPNEFGLDRWLLEYQDQESGRSALLRPIQDATRAMAMFYCASADFDVDYRDVAAQKRLLRERMAGLGWLAPDVLAHLDDTPDFYLDQVAQVVMDRWSSGRVGLLGDAAFSSSPMSGQGTGLALVGAYVLAGELASADWDPATGFARYEARMRPFVEANQEIGRLNARSREVPGPDAEPLPDSAGEWFTELVGRAINGVELPDYAGAPDSAAPAASPSTSSAKP, encoded by the coding sequence ATGGAGGCAGTGATGGGCGTCAACGACTCCGAGCAGGAGCGCACGATCCCAACGGGCGAGCAGGCGACGCGAGTGAGCGGTCCCAGGGTGTTGGTGGCGGGGGCGAGCGTCGCGGGACCCGCCCTGGCCCATTGGCTGCGCCGGCGGGGGGCCGAGGTGACCGTGGTGGAGCGGGCTCCCGAGCTGCGTCCCGGCGGGCAGGCGGTGGACGCACGCGGGGTCGCCAAGGAGGTCATCGAACGCATGGGGCTGGACGCGACGGTCCGCGCGGCATGCACCGACACCGCCGGCGCGCACACCGTGGACGCAGCCGGGCAGGTGCTGGAGACCTTCCGCGCCGACGACGACGGTGGCGACGGGTTCATCGCGGACATCGAGATCCTGCGCGGGGACCTGTCCCAGGTGCTCTACGACGACACCCGCGACGGCGTCGAGTACATCTTCGGCGACCGAATCGCCGAACTCGCCCAGGACGCGGACGGGGTCGACGTGGTCTTCGCGGGCGGCGACCGGCGGCGCTTCGACCTGGTGGTCGGGGCCGACGGGCTGCACTCGGAGCTGCGGGCGATGGTCTTCGGGCCGCATGAGCGGTTCCTGCGCCACCTTGGGCACGTGCTGGCCTTCTACAGTGTGCCCAACGAGTTCGGGCTGGACCGCTGGCTGCTCGAGTACCAGGACCAGGAGTCCGGTCGCTCAGCCCTCCTGCGGCCCATCCAGGACGCCACTCGGGCGATGGCCATGTTCTACTGCGCCTCGGCCGACTTCGACGTCGACTACCGTGACGTCGCGGCCCAAAAGCGCCTGCTGCGTGAGCGGATGGCGGGCCTGGGCTGGCTGGCCCCGGACGTCCTCGCGCACCTGGACGACACCCCGGACTTCTACCTCGACCAGGTGGCTCAAGTGGTGATGGACCGCTGGTCGAGCGGGCGAGTGGGGCTGCTCGGGGACGCGGCGTTCAGCTCGTCACCGATGTCCGGGCAGGGCACCGGGCTTGCACTGGTCGGCGCCTACGTACTGGCCGGGGAGCTGGCCTCCGCGGACTGGGACCCCGCCACCGGGTTCGCCCGTTACGAGGCGCGGATGCGCCCGTTCGTCGAGGCCAACCAGGAGATCGGCCGATTGAACGCCCGCAGTCGCGAGGTCCCCGGGCCGGACGCCGAGCCGCTCCCCGATTCCGCCGGCGAATGGTTCACCGAGCTGGTCGGGCGCGCGATCAACGGCGTCGAGCTGCCCGACTACGCGGGGGCGCCGGACTCCGCAGCCCCGGCCGCATCCCCGAGCACCTCGTCAGCCAAGCCGTAG